The genomic region AGGAATTCTCGTAGTCCTTTGTCAAGGCAAAAAGTAACATATTGCAGTAATTCACTATGAACGCTTTGTGCGCCAGATAAAGCGCCCCCTTATGAGCAAGGGATAATGAGGTCGCAATCTGCGAGATAAAAATATATGAGTGTTTTCATAAATAAGGTCGGTTATTGTCTGAAATCCGTAGGCGAAGCAGACTAGgattgcgaagctaaagtgaccatgagcagggcacatagtttgaaggACAGatcgttggggtcccaaggtgctagaatggggACCTCTCACCGGAAATTGCAGCATTGGGAGACCCCCCACGCGGTGGACAGGCGACAACAATCGAGTCGTAAGGAGCtgttggattcaggcggtgcatgacataagtgatatttaattacttattattgcacataactcggaaaagttagaggtgcgtgtccgggatcaaacccaggacctcccgCATAGAAgaccaacgtcttaaccaccacCTTGTAGTCATGCGTCATTtcaataaattatgaaatactagctgatgcccgcgacttcgtccgcgtggatttacgtttttcaaaatcccgcgggaactctttgattttacgggatacggggaacatccaaacatccacactttcacgtttataatattaagtaggaagGATGCTTATTCGTAATACTTACGAATTGTTAACGTTAAAAACAGGCAACGTATATTCCCCTTTCTTTAGTCACGGCAAATAATCCAAAGGACCGGATCCCAATAAACAACCTTTACCCGAATTTGCGTAGAGTTAATAAACTTGGTATTACTTAGGAATACCTACTTCATCGCAGCTTCAAATTACAGTACCTACATAGATAACTGGGGAGTTTGGGCGGACGACGTTCGCCGCAAGACGGAAACCCGATACGCCATTTCCCATAAATCAAGATTGCAATGTCGATAGACGATACAGAGTTATAATTAACTGAccagtaaatactaaataaccaATTTTATTTCACTAAAAATAATCCATAATCTTTTTGAACTTCTTATTAATCTTCTTAATAATCTTCattatttatcaaagaaaacccATGAGAAGAAAGTACAACTTTGACATTCCATTTTCAAATAAGTTAGGTGGTTTGTATAGAAAACTTAAGAACCCGCGAACAAATGATTTACTTACTCGTATATGCCACTAGAGATGAGGTTCCGATAAGTTCGCCACAAAAGCCCGCTCCACATTTCCTGtcacaagcagacagacagtgaGAACAAGTAATGCCCAATTGATGAAGCGATCCGTTCCCGATGACCTCATTAACCCTCTTCCGCCCTCCGGCCCTCCGTCGCCGCCCTCAGCCTAAATAGTGGCACATTACTGCGATATATTACTTAAGCTTGACCGTTGATCATTGGATACTGTTGGGAAGACCATCGATTAATACTAATTAactataaaatttggtactgcatatacctacctaagtactttttTAGTTTTGGCCCCTTCTTCATCCACGTGTTTTTAGGCTTTTAAATCCAGCTGTAGCGTCCTTTATTTTGTAGTGATAAAAAATGTGCCCAATTGTgttaacagacaaacagacacgctttcggtttcatcactacccatgttaaAAGAAGGAAAGAAAAGGAGGAAAGTGTATTTATTCGTTGGTTTAATAGTTTGTTGGTCCTCCAGTCACGCCGctacggagcaacggatcggcgtgattttttgcatgggtatagtcaCAGAcctggacataggctacttttcataccCGAAAATAAAAAGTTCCTAAAGATTTTTtagaaacttaaatccacgcagataaagtcgcgggcattagctagtagcGTATAAATGTGGATATGAAAAAGGATTAGAACCTTTGTGAGGATTCACGTACTGACCATTACACAATTACGACTTTTTTATGAATGGTACAGAAGGCTGTAAACCGTTCACTTCGTGCCTAACATTAAACTGCTCACGAGTAAAAtaaagcatcatccaaacctgcgggACCATAGCGACCaagcgggaacgtcagccgcgcggTGCTCACCGGCCAAGATATTGACTAATGGCGCCATGTATGCCTACGTGACCACTACACCTGGACGTCGTTACTGAACGTGAAAACTCCGCTATGCGAAAATCAGAGGTTTTCAAGAGAATATGaaactattttgaaaaaaattctttACTTTAAGAGCAAAATCACAtaggtagttaaaaaaaatatctctcGAACTAACCATACTGTAAAGGACGGGTTTCTGCTTGAATACATGCCGCTCAAAACCggaaaaaataacattataggCGAAAATTCTAAAATGCAGAGACGACGTATAGGTCCGTgtcgtggacgctcccgcaGCCGGCGTTCAGTCAGACACGCAGGTGTGGCCATAGCTTAAGGGAAAGGTAAAAACACAAAATGAAACACATGTTTGTAAACGGTGTGACACattgaaatgattttaattaGTTAAACTATTAGGATCATGTTGCACATGACTCCGTACACGTCACAGAATAGAACCCTCGTCCTCTGAGCACGGCAGTTTATCACAATAACGCCTGTGCCACTGGGCCACGACCACGTTACATTAGCGACAGTTAGTATGAGCTGCGTTAAATCGCGTGTGTCGTTTTTGTTGCTTGTAGCGTACCCGTTGTCGCTTATGCTGCAAGGTTGTGGCCCTGCGGTTACAGTTTCAATCAGCGACTATTTACAATATAACTAacattttacatacatacacatagtTGGATAGACATCAACTTATCGGAAACTCGACCTACTCAACATCAAGGGCTGTAGGTTTGTACATGCTGGTCACAGGGGTTGCTTACAAGGATATAGGATGTTCAGTGTTAGCGGCTGCACTGTAGGTTGGGTAGTTTATGTTCTGAGCGTAGTAGGGTTGCCGTTCTAAAGGCCATTTCACAGCCAAAAAACAGTGTTGTAGAGGAAATTCTTTTTAATTGGAAAAAAACATTACGCTTAGTAAAAAGTATATCTTATAGTAATCGTATCACTAGGAGCATTTACATTGAGGTACGCGCCTTCGTCACCCGGGAGAAGGCTACATTAATGTCTTTTATTAGTTTTCACATAACCTACACATTGAGCACGAGAGTTTCGATGCGGTCAGCACTTCACATTCACTCGTCATAAGTTCACTAATACTGTCACACTGGAGAGGTAGATCAGCAACTACGGGCAGCACCGCTCGGCGCTTACGAGTCCCGACGTCAGAAGTGCAGCCTGGCGGTGCCGTTCCagcgcgcggcgggcggcggcgcgtcGGCGGACGCCAGCGACACGTCGGTGgagggcggcggcgcggggTAGTACACGGTGGGCGCGGGcgaggcggcgcggcgcgggcgcgccaggcgcgcggcgcgcgcggTGCCGTTGCGCGCCAGGCGCAGCGACATGCGCTCGCCGCACGACGCGAACGAGTCGTCGCGCGTGTGCTCGGGCGAGTCGCGCAGGCCGCGCGGCCGCACGCGCCCGGCGCAGAACATCTTGAGGAACACGCGCTTGAACTTCTCGCCGAAGATGACGTAGATGACGAAGTTGACGCTGCTGTTGATGGTGACGAGCAGGTTGCTCGTCTTGACGAGCGGGTCGAGGTTGTCGAACTGGTCGCCGAGGAACACCTCGAAGGCGTTGGTGACGAGCGGCAGCAGGTTGCACAGGAAGAACACGAGCACCACCACCAGCAGCATGGTGGCCAGCCCCAGCTCGCGCCGCTGCACGCGCGACAGGCGCGCGCGCTCGGCCTGCGCGCGCCGCACCTGGCGCACGATGCACGCGTTGAGCGCCGCCAGCGCCGAGAACGGCACGATGTACATCACCACCAGGTACATCCAGTGGATGTACACGGCCACGTACCTATCGGTGCGGAAGTCCACGTTGGCGCGCACGCAGTAGATCACCTCGACGGCGGGGTCGCCGACGGCCACCACCTCGGCCTCGAAGAACTTGGGCGCGTTGTAGGCGAAGGCGAAGGCGGCCGTGCCCAGCACGTACCAGCGCGCGCGCGACGACGTGCACAGCGCCTTGGCGCGGAAGGGGTGGCACACGGCCACCCAGCGCTCCACGGTCACGATGAGCGTGAGGTACACGGACATGGTCTGCGCCACGTTGGCCAGCGGGTAGGCGTAGGGCGTGAGGCGCGGGCACACGTGGTAGTAGTAGTAGCGCAGCGCGCCCGCGTACGGGTACACGGCCGTCAGCCCGAACAGCAGTACGGACGTGAGGATGAGCGCCGTGTCGCACGCCGCCAGCCCTACCAGCAGGCAGTTGACGGAGGAGCGCATCTGCGGTCGCGACAGCACCAGCACGGCCAGCGCGTTGCCCAGCAGCCCGGCCGCGCCGATGCCGTTGAGCAGCACGCCGTGCACCACGAAGCGGAACAGCTTGTCGGCCGCCGGCACGTCCGCGTCTGTGTCGCACTCCAGCGAGCCGTTCATGACGCGCGTGCCGCATGCTAGCGCGCCGCGCCCATCTGCCGGCAAACGAACACAATCAGTGATGAGCCATTGAGTTCGGAAACCTAGTGGTTGAGATTCGGTGGGTCGGGAACTCTTTTGACTTTTCCGAGTTACgtgcgtttaagcaattaaatatcatatgCTTCAAgggggaaggaaaacatcgtgaggaaacctgcatgcgagagttctccataatgctcaaAAGGGTGTGTgtataacgtagtgattacatactctttgggtGTGTGAAGATGTGAAGATGTTttaatctgagaggagacctgtgctcaagTGATCACATACTCTTTAGTCTTTGGACAGCGATCTCGTCGGGCAGCAAAATGTTACTGACGCGACCATCGTTGAAAACCTTTGAAAAATCTATGGCATAATACAGACTGCTTATATGTATTATGAACGAAGAATAAGTACACtcattttaaatttaagtttaaaaaggCAGCCCAAAAATTCAAAACGCAATTCCGCGCAACAAAATGAGTGTAAAAATGGTAAAACATACACATCTGGTCAAATGCTCGAAAACACAAAAAGTATTCTGTGCTCGGAAATAAAACAGCCGACATGCAGCCGACCGCAGCGTTCGTTGTTAGCATGTTGTTAGCAAACCGAAATATaaaatctttttcttctttttggCAGAGTACCGCTCTGTGCGCTGAGTGAAATTATGTATGATTTGGTGGCATTATGATGTCAATATTATTTACAAGAAGTTGAACGCTTTATTTTCGCTGTATTTAGCTTTATTTATTATgaccatttaaattttaaattcaacaCTGTGATGATTTTGAACAAATTATGCGTAGTTCGAACTgtcttaattttgtttttttttgtaactgtaACAAGTACAGTAAACCCAAATAATTTGAGTATTTTTAATCATTTGAActtgaaaaagaaaaattgtacgCGGCATGCATTCTTTCGGAGCATGGACGCGGAGGCAGTCCCGGGAGCCCCCGGGTCCCGGCGCGTGTTCGGCGGGGCCTCGGCGGAGTTGTCGCAGTTCCCCGCCGTGTGCGCTCTGCTGGACCGCTACTGGTCCGTGCGCTGCAGCGCCACGGTGCTCACCGCCCGC from Maniola jurtina chromosome 4, ilManJurt1.1, whole genome shotgun sequence harbors:
- the LOC123864250 gene encoding FMRFamide receptor-like isoform X1, with translation MVQHGRGALACGTRVMNGSLECDTDADVPAADKLFRFVVHGVLLNGIGAAGLLGNALAVLVLSRPQMRSSVNCLLVGLAACDTALILTSVLLFGLTAVYPYAGALRYYYYHVCPRLTPYAYPLANVAQTMSVYLTLIVTVERWVAVCHPFRAKALCTSSRARWYVLGTAAFAFAYNAPKFFEAEVVAVGDPAVEVIYCVRANVDFRTDRYVAVYIHWMYLVVMYIVPFSALAALNACIVRQVRRAQAERARLSRVQRRELGLATMLLVVVLVFFLCNLLPLVTNAFEVFLGDQFDNLDPLVKTSNLLVTINSSVNFVIYVIFGEKFKRVFLKMFCAGRVRPRGLRDSPEHTRDDSFASCGERMSLRLARNGTARAARLARPRRAASPAPTVYYPAPPPSTDVSLASADAPPPAARWNGTARLHF
- the LOC123864250 gene encoding FMRFamide receptor-like isoform X2, with the translated sequence MNGSLECDTDADVPAADKLFRFVVHGVLLNGIGAAGLLGNALAVLVLSRPQMRSSVNCLLVGLAACDTALILTSVLLFGLTAVYPYAGALRYYYYHVCPRLTPYAYPLANVAQTMSVYLTLIVTVERWVAVCHPFRAKALCTSSRARWYVLGTAAFAFAYNAPKFFEAEVVAVGDPAVEVIYCVRANVDFRTDRYVAVYIHWMYLVVMYIVPFSALAALNACIVRQVRRAQAERARLSRVQRRELGLATMLLVVVLVFFLCNLLPLVTNAFEVFLGDQFDNLDPLVKTSNLLVTINSSVNFVIYVIFGEKFKRVFLKMFCAGRVRPRGLRDSPEHTRDDSFASCGERMSLRLARNGTARAARLARPRRAASPAPTVYYPAPPPSTDVSLASADAPPPAARWNGTARLHF